A single genomic interval of Spirosoma taeanense harbors:
- a CDS encoding thioredoxin family protein, translating into MKNILVLLLCSSLALGQAQKPGIKFRETPIASVFQEARRTGKPVFVEIYSPTCHVCQSFIPTLSDMRVGKLYNDKFISTKLDIGQPSTRAFLDSRHLFVPSLPLFLYFDPQQNLIHFALSNNSTDEVIRHGTTAVNPQARSQTMKSRYQRGERSSNFLIDYAMFGRVTKDTVANIAAMNDYARQQSPATYTNQTNWLALQKLVLDYENPMFQYMLNHLDAYRKAYGAEPTQQVAENILMSSLYSGRGLQYPVTKILEIRQGLAKIGIDPRVAANRTLLPEVNAYFRAHQTAKAVERMDAQVNTNQLTVPEYLYISRLFNRASPDAADAPTVAKWVNKALALRPSAKEQADLYYELAEAYRRGGKTAEAQKAAQKSMELAQTSRLDTRRNVEQMGKLK; encoded by the coding sequence ATGAAGAATATTCTAGTTCTCCTGCTGTGTTCATCGCTGGCATTGGGTCAGGCGCAGAAGCCAGGCATTAAGTTTCGCGAAACGCCCATAGCGTCAGTATTTCAGGAAGCCCGCCGGACGGGCAAGCCCGTTTTTGTTGAGATTTATTCGCCTACCTGTCACGTCTGCCAGAGCTTTATACCAACACTGTCCGATATGCGGGTAGGAAAGCTTTACAACGACAAATTCATCAGTACCAAGCTGGACATTGGGCAGCCTTCCACGCGGGCTTTTCTGGACAGCCGCCATCTGTTTGTCCCGTCATTGCCGTTATTTCTTTACTTTGATCCGCAGCAGAACCTGATTCATTTCGCATTAAGCAACAACTCGACCGATGAAGTGATCCGGCACGGGACAACGGCGGTGAATCCACAGGCGCGTAGCCAGACCATGAAGTCAAGGTATCAGCGGGGTGAACGTTCGTCGAATTTCCTGATTGACTACGCCATGTTTGGGCGGGTTACAAAGGATACCGTCGCCAATATCGCGGCCATGAATGACTACGCCCGTCAGCAGTCGCCCGCTACGTATACCAATCAGACGAACTGGCTTGCCTTGCAGAAACTGGTGCTCGACTATGAAAACCCCATGTTTCAGTATATGCTGAATCATCTGGATGCGTACCGTAAGGCCTACGGCGCCGAACCTACCCAGCAGGTGGCTGAGAATATACTGATGTCGTCGCTTTATAGCGGACGTGGCTTGCAGTATCCGGTTACGAAGATTCTGGAGATTCGGCAGGGGCTGGCTAAAATTGGGATTGATCCCCGCGTGGCCGCCAACCGGACGCTGCTGCCGGAAGTGAATGCGTATTTCCGGGCACACCAGACGGCCAAAGCCGTCGAACGCATGGACGCTCAGGTCAACACCAACCAGTTGACGGTGCCGGAGTATTTATACATTTCGCGGCTGTTCAACCGCGCCAGTCCTGACGCAGCGGACGCCCCAACCGTAGCTAAGTGGGTCAACAAAGCACTCGCCTTAAGACCCAGCGCTAAAGAGCAGGCTGATCTTTACTACGAACTGGCGGAAGCCTACCGACGGGGAGGCAAAACGGCCGAAGCCCAGAAAGCAGCGCAGAAATCCATGGAACTGGCGCAGACGAGCCGGTTGGATACGCGCCGAAACGTAGAGCAGATGGGGAAACTGAAATAG
- a CDS encoding tetratricopeptide repeat protein: MEVALLSLLFVLYLTIRYFLVDHDTPTDKDRKRFQKGILLMKNRDITQAHRYFDDAVRQYPKSALAYAYRGKCQLAQENFYSAIYDLTQAISRDNTLAECYLDRGIAYYRIEQFTDAFREFDKAVWHFRDEQPDAYRWRALARIQVKQLPQAESDLRRAVSLGDENSFHLLLKPPFTKPVYQKK, encoded by the coding sequence ATGGAAGTTGCGCTGTTGAGTCTGCTGTTTGTGCTGTATTTGACCATCCGGTATTTTCTGGTTGATCATGATACGCCTACAGATAAAGATCGGAAACGGTTTCAGAAGGGCATTCTGCTCATGAAGAACCGCGACATCACCCAGGCTCACCGCTATTTCGATGACGCGGTCCGGCAGTATCCCAAGTCAGCCCTTGCATACGCGTACCGGGGTAAATGTCAGCTCGCTCAGGAAAACTTTTACTCTGCCATCTACGATCTGACGCAGGCCATCAGCCGCGACAATACCTTAGCCGAGTGCTATCTGGACCGCGGTATCGCGTATTACCGGATCGAACAATTTACCGATGCGTTCCGGGAGTTTGACAAAGCCGTCTGGCATTTCCGCGACGAGCAGCCGGATGCTTACCGCTGGCGCGCACTGGCTCGGATTCAGGTAAAGCAGCTTCCGCAGGCCGAAAGTGATCTTCGACGGGCGGTTTCCTTAGGTGATGAAAACTCGTTCCACCTGCTTCTGAAACCGCCGTTCACCAAGCCCGTTTACCAAAAAAAATAA
- a CDS encoding MmcQ/YjbR family DNA-binding protein yields the protein MNTETLREYCIAKPGVTESFPFDEVTLVFKVGGKMFALLDTESRPTTINLKCDPERAVQLREEYAAVTAGYHMNKIHWNTVTLDGSVRSRDMQDWIDHSYELVKKSLPKVVREQLM from the coding sequence ATGAATACAGAGACCTTACGAGAATACTGTATAGCCAAACCCGGCGTTACCGAGTCCTTTCCATTTGACGAGGTAACACTGGTGTTTAAGGTGGGCGGGAAAATGTTTGCCCTGCTGGACACCGAAAGTCGGCCCACGACGATCAATCTGAAATGCGATCCGGAGCGAGCTGTTCAGTTACGGGAAGAGTACGCAGCCGTAACGGCGGGTTACCATATGAATAAAATCCACTGGAACACGGTTACGCTCGACGGCAGCGTGCGCAGCCGGGACATGCAGGACTGGATTGATCACTCTTACGAACTGGTAAAAAAAAGCTTGCCCAAAGTCGTTCGGGAGCAACTTATGTGA
- a CDS encoding DUF6728 family protein yields MNKIADYFRIGPVFQYFVRVFRKPDPNHPTNANLRMMHGINRISIIMFLFCVGVMIFRACTR; encoded by the coding sequence GTGAACAAAATAGCGGATTATTTCAGAATAGGACCGGTATTTCAATACTTTGTGCGGGTCTTCCGTAAGCCAGACCCTAATCACCCGACGAACGCCAACCTGCGTATGATGCATGGCATCAACCGGATTTCGATCATCATGTTTCTGTTCTGCGTAGGCGTCATGATTTTCCGGGCCTGTACGCGTTGA
- the ispG gene encoding (E)-4-hydroxy-3-methylbut-2-enyl-diphosphate synthase: MLDSLLTPSISTATGTPEQSNPPVLYTPSLTQYSRRKTITVQIGDVPMGSDYPIRVQSMTTVDTMDTLGSVEQTIRMIEAGCEYVRITAPSVKEAQNLENIRKELRVRGYTTPLVADIHFTPNAAELAARIVEKVRINPGNYADRKRFEFIDYTDAAYAAELDRIRDKFLPLVRICKEYGTAMRIGTNHGSLSDRILSRYGDTPVGMVESALEFLRICEDEQYYNIVLSMKSSNPQVMVQAYRLLVQRLDEEGLQPYPLHLGVTEAGEAEDGRIKSALGIGTLLEDGIGDTVRVSLTEEPEREAPVAQALIDRYTHRATDSQPIPSVTSYPINPFQYTRRTTHEVANFGGQNVPRVIADFSRVRVTEHDVLNPIGHFYLPLPDKWRMNDLGADYIYTGQHPADFMLPNGLKEVLDYVVWQQAADSVNKIPLLTAHEYSKARSGAGMLHNRLNFVQVSLPELSDDLLSTLRIDPTVVLVLTTANAHAMPELRRLIVELINQGLTPPVVVQRGYSAVPEEDIPLFAATDVGGLLIDGLGDGIMLSASEAPLGEELKRLNNLAFGILQAARTRITKTEYISCPSCGRTLFDLQETTARIRQRTDHLKGVKIGIMGCIVNGPGEMADADYGYVGIGRDKIALYRGQQVIKKSVPADRAVDELIELIREDDRWIEPELAVS; the protein is encoded by the coding sequence ATGCTTGATTCACTGCTTACCCCTTCCATATCGACCGCAACCGGTACGCCGGAGCAGTCCAATCCTCCGGTCCTGTACACTCCTTCGCTTACTCAGTATAGCCGCCGAAAAACGATTACGGTCCAGATTGGGGATGTGCCGATGGGGTCGGATTACCCTATCCGGGTTCAATCCATGACGACCGTCGACACGATGGACACGCTGGGTTCGGTTGAGCAAACCATTCGGATGATTGAGGCTGGCTGTGAGTATGTCCGCATTACAGCACCAAGCGTGAAGGAAGCGCAGAACCTGGAGAATATCCGCAAAGAATTACGCGTACGGGGTTATACCACCCCGCTTGTCGCCGACATTCATTTTACACCGAACGCGGCCGAACTCGCAGCCCGAATTGTCGAGAAAGTTCGGATCAACCCCGGCAACTACGCCGACCGCAAGCGTTTCGAGTTTATTGACTATACCGACGCGGCTTATGCCGCCGAGCTGGACCGGATCCGGGACAAGTTTTTACCGCTGGTCCGGATCTGTAAAGAGTATGGCACGGCCATGCGCATTGGCACGAACCACGGTTCACTATCGGACCGGATTCTGAGCCGTTACGGCGATACGCCCGTGGGTATGGTGGAATCGGCGCTCGAGTTTCTACGCATCTGTGAGGACGAGCAGTATTACAACATCGTTCTGTCGATGAAGTCGAGCAACCCGCAGGTAATGGTGCAGGCTTACCGGCTGCTGGTGCAGCGTCTGGACGAAGAAGGTCTGCAGCCGTACCCCCTCCACCTGGGCGTAACAGAAGCCGGCGAAGCGGAAGACGGCCGAATCAAGTCGGCGCTGGGTATCGGCACGCTGCTCGAAGATGGCATTGGCGATACGGTTCGGGTGTCTCTGACCGAAGAGCCGGAGCGTGAAGCCCCCGTAGCGCAGGCGCTTATCGATCGCTATACCCATCGGGCGACTGATAGCCAGCCCATACCGAGCGTTACGTCCTACCCCATCAACCCGTTCCAATATACGCGCCGGACAACTCACGAAGTAGCAAATTTTGGTGGGCAGAACGTGCCGCGCGTCATTGCCGACTTCAGCCGGGTGCGCGTTACGGAGCATGACGTTCTGAATCCCATCGGTCATTTTTACCTGCCTCTGCCCGATAAGTGGCGCATGAACGACCTTGGCGCGGACTATATTTATACGGGTCAGCATCCGGCTGATTTCATGCTGCCTAATGGTCTGAAAGAAGTGCTGGATTATGTCGTCTGGCAGCAGGCAGCCGATTCGGTTAACAAGATACCCCTTCTGACGGCCCACGAATACAGCAAAGCTCGTTCCGGTGCTGGTATGCTGCACAACCGCCTGAATTTTGTGCAGGTATCGCTTCCCGAACTATCCGACGATCTGCTCAGCACGTTACGCATCGATCCGACTGTCGTCCTGGTTCTGACGACGGCAAATGCCCACGCCATGCCGGAGTTACGTCGGCTGATTGTCGAACTGATCAACCAGGGACTTACCCCGCCGGTAGTGGTGCAGCGCGGCTACTCAGCCGTGCCCGAGGAGGACATTCCGCTCTTTGCAGCAACGGATGTTGGCGGCCTGCTGATCGATGGTCTGGGCGATGGAATTATGCTGTCAGCTTCCGAAGCACCATTAGGCGAAGAACTGAAACGGCTGAACAACCTGGCGTTCGGGATTTTGCAGGCGGCCCGGACCCGCATTACCAAAACGGAATATATCTCGTGCCCGTCCTGTGGTCGGACTCTGTTCGATCTGCAGGAGACGACGGCCCGCATTCGTCAGCGCACCGATCACCTGAAAGGAGTTAAGATTGGTATTATGGGCTGCATTGTCAACGGCCCCGGCGAAATGGCCGATGCAGACTATGGTTACGTTGGGATTGGGCGTGACAAAATAGCCTTGTACAGGGGTCAGCAGGTGATTAAAAAATCCGTTCCCGCCGACCGCGCTGTCGACGAACTGATTGAACTGATTCGCGAAGATGACCGCTGGATTGAGCCGGAACTGGCCGTCAGTTGA
- a CDS encoding AAA family ATPase has product MEATTSFTYHTKIREVFNEMSQVVVGQERLLNRLLIGLFTGGHILLEGVPGLAKTLTINTLAKVLELDFQRIQFTPDLLPADLIGTMIFNQKTAEFEVKQGPIFANLILADEVNRSPAKVQAALLEAMQEKQVTIGEETFILDRPFLVLATQNPVEQEGTYPLPEAQVDRFMMKVFVDYLSKDDELAVMRRMSNLNFDYEVQPVLGKEDLIAIRDEINGITISETLERYIIELVFATRRPMEYNLRDEARYIQFGVSPRASINLNLAAKALAYFDRRDYVLPEDIKEVAPDVFNHRILLNYEAEADGVSTLQVIDSILRKVAIGR; this is encoded by the coding sequence ATGGAAGCAACCACTTCATTTACATACCACACGAAAATACGTGAGGTCTTCAACGAAATGAGCCAGGTCGTGGTGGGGCAGGAACGCCTGCTTAACCGGCTGCTCATCGGGTTGTTTACGGGCGGCCATATTCTGCTCGAAGGCGTACCCGGGCTGGCGAAGACTCTGACGATCAACACGCTGGCCAAAGTCCTGGAGCTCGATTTTCAGCGCATCCAGTTCACCCCCGATCTGTTGCCCGCCGATTTGATCGGAACCATGATTTTTAATCAGAAAACCGCCGAGTTTGAGGTAAAGCAGGGACCAATTTTTGCCAATCTGATCCTGGCCGATGAGGTTAACCGGTCGCCCGCCAAGGTACAGGCGGCTCTGCTTGAAGCCATGCAGGAAAAGCAGGTAACCATTGGCGAAGAAACGTTTATCCTCGACCGGCCGTTTCTGGTGCTGGCTACGCAGAATCCCGTCGAGCAGGAGGGGACGTATCCCCTGCCCGAAGCCCAGGTCGACCGATTCATGATGAAGGTGTTCGTGGATTATCTGAGCAAAGACGATGAGCTGGCCGTCATGCGCCGGATGTCAAATCTTAACTTCGATTACGAGGTGCAGCCTGTGCTCGGTAAAGAAGATCTGATCGCCATTCGGGATGAGATCAACGGCATCACTATCTCCGAAACGCTCGAACGCTATATTATCGAACTGGTTTTTGCGACCCGTCGACCGATGGAGTATAATCTCCGTGACGAAGCCCGCTACATTCAGTTCGGCGTATCGCCCCGCGCCAGCATCAACCTGAACCTGGCCGCCAAAGCCCTCGCTTACTTCGACCGGCGCGACTACGTGCTGCCCGAAGACATAAAGGAGGTCGCGCCGGATGTGTTTAACCACCGTATTCTGCTGAATTACGAAGCCGAAGCCGACGGCGTTTCAACCCTGCAGGTTATCGATTCGATCCTGCGCAAAGTGGCGATTGGCCGGTAA
- the prmC gene encoding peptide chain release factor N(5)-glutamine methyltransferase: MATAKPLYERLSKNITAYPPEEAREMAFMLLDHYFGLRKTDVLTDKPLPPNRTEPDWFKILERLNRQEPIQHVIGTTIFCGLEFEVSPAVLIPRPETEDLVRLIMHDFADRRDDVPILDIGTGSGCIAVTLARFLPQSVVTGWDVSDEALTLARRNAEHLNADVTFEIQDILNVPADRVRKFDCVVSNPPYVTRSEAADMDRNVLDYEPDLALFVEDNDPLVFYKAVADFCVRHLTKDGACYVEINERFGEATRQVFSDRGFSTIQVYKDIHGKDRSIRATF; this comes from the coding sequence ATGGCCACCGCCAAACCCTTATACGAACGCCTAAGCAAGAATATTACCGCCTATCCGCCCGAAGAAGCGCGGGAAATGGCGTTTATGCTCCTCGACCATTACTTCGGTCTTCGCAAAACCGACGTGCTCACCGACAAACCGCTGCCCCCCAACCGCACCGAGCCCGACTGGTTCAAAATTCTGGAACGGCTGAACCGACAGGAGCCTATTCAGCACGTGATCGGAACGACCATTTTCTGCGGTCTGGAGTTCGAAGTGTCACCGGCCGTCCTGATTCCCCGGCCCGAAACCGAAGATTTGGTCCGGCTGATTATGCACGACTTCGCCGACCGCCGGGACGATGTGCCGATTCTGGATATCGGTACGGGCAGCGGCTGTATCGCCGTAACGCTGGCGCGGTTCCTACCCCAGTCGGTCGTGACGGGCTGGGATGTTTCCGACGAGGCTCTTACGCTGGCTCGACGTAACGCCGAGCATCTCAACGCCGACGTTACGTTTGAGATTCAGGACATTCTGAACGTACCCGCCGATCGGGTTCGCAAATTCGATTGTGTCGTCAGTAATCCGCCCTATGTAACGCGGTCGGAAGCCGCCGACATGGACCGCAACGTCCTGGATTATGAGCCCGACCTGGCCCTGTTCGTCGAAGACAACGATCCGCTGGTATTTTATAAAGCAGTTGCTGATTTCTGCGTCCGTCATCTGACGAAAGACGGGGCGTGTTACGTTGAGATTAACGAACGCTTTGGCGAAGCTACCCGGCAGGTGTTTTCTGACCGGGGCTTCTCAACCATTCAGGTATATAAGGACATCCACGGCAAAGACCGCAGCATTCGGGCAACCTTTTAA
- the ribD gene encoding bifunctional diaminohydroxyphosphoribosylaminopyrimidine deaminase/5-amino-6-(5-phosphoribosylamino)uracil reductase RibD, with protein sequence MSDRFMLRALELATLGRGHVSPNPMVGCVITHGAEGGERIIGEGWHQRYGEAHAERNAILSVRPEEAHLLPESTVYVTLEPCSHYGKQPPCADLLIDRCVGRVVCCNDDPNPLVAGQGFQKLRTAGIAVETGVLREQGRELNARFFTFFEQQRPYILLKWAESADGYIAGIEVRTVKISGDLSHRLVHRWRTEEDAIMVGTNTARLDNPRLNVRLVPGRNPTRIVIDKQLKLAGSLNLFDNSQPTLGYNYLKTETLGQTTYIQLQPDKPFLNQLLDDLYGRRIQSVLVEGGTTLINSLLEAGLWDEMRVFRSPMVLDEGVKAPVVRGRLVSREQVGVDELTVYKNSPGN encoded by the coding sequence ATGTCTGATCGTTTCATGCTCCGCGCGCTCGAACTGGCTACTCTTGGCCGCGGACACGTCAGCCCGAACCCAATGGTGGGCTGCGTGATTACCCACGGTGCGGAAGGAGGGGAGCGGATCATCGGGGAAGGCTGGCACCAGCGCTATGGCGAAGCTCATGCTGAACGGAACGCCATCCTGTCGGTCCGGCCGGAAGAAGCGCACCTGCTGCCCGAAAGCACCGTGTACGTAACGCTGGAACCCTGCTCACATTATGGCAAACAGCCGCCCTGCGCCGATCTGCTCATCGACCGGTGCGTTGGACGGGTGGTGTGCTGCAATGACGACCCGAATCCGCTGGTGGCCGGACAGGGGTTTCAGAAGCTGCGCACGGCTGGCATTGCGGTCGAAACCGGCGTTCTGCGTGAACAGGGACGGGAGTTGAATGCCCGCTTCTTTACCTTTTTCGAGCAGCAGCGCCCGTATATCCTGCTCAAATGGGCCGAATCGGCCGATGGCTATATCGCCGGAATAGAAGTCCGTACCGTAAAAATCAGTGGCGATCTGTCGCATCGTCTGGTGCATCGCTGGCGAACGGAGGAAGATGCGATCATGGTTGGCACGAACACGGCCCGCCTGGATAATCCGCGGCTGAATGTTCGGCTCGTTCCGGGCCGCAATCCAACCCGCATTGTAATTGATAAGCAGCTAAAACTGGCCGGAAGCCTGAACCTGTTCGATAACTCGCAGCCGACGCTGGGCTACAATTACCTGAAAACCGAGACCCTTGGGCAAACGACTTATATCCAGCTTCAGCCGGACAAACCCTTCCTGAATCAATTGCTGGATGACCTGTATGGGCGCCGGATTCAGTCCGTGCTGGTTGAGGGCGGAACAACGCTCATCAATTCCTTACTGGAAGCCGGGCTATGGGACGAGATGCGGGTGTTTCGTAGCCCAATGGTTCTTGATGAAGGCGTGAAAGCGCCGGTTGTGCGGGGCCGGTTGGTGAGCCGGGAGCAAGTAGGGGTTGATGAACTGACTGTTTATAAAAATAGCCCCGGAAACTGA
- a CDS encoding TonB-dependent receptor, producing MKQKLLRHDLAPALIALLVMLALLPETAMAQTRRITGKVTTTLNSEALQGVNVLIKGNTRRGTVTDNQGAFSLEATPEDVLVFSFIGFKTKELKVGSNTTFSVSLDEDASELNELIVTGTRNVGRTVLETPVPVDVISIKEIMGDLPQLDLAQILAYVAPSFNAVRSQGGDLDSHVDPVQLRNMAPNQILVLINGKRRHTSALLITGTAVGSPSTSVDLMTIPAAAIDRVEILRDGAAAQYGSDAVAGVVNIILKKGTNKLTSNLTGGGYLNSGGNAGDLTQATKPDGFNYQFDANYGFKIAEKGYFNVSGQITQRRPTLRPFVNDWEIYDKTYLNNLRTDKNGKPVVTNPELINALASGNNALATNLKTENGLLSARGLTRADFAVYAGMPAVTLGSTFYNAGYEINPTTTIYSFGGASYKYLKGFSCYYRRPSQTDRFNYLLYPNGFRPQMTSNTSDISNTVGIRSRVGEFSVDFSNTFGRNTMRLGMVNTMNASLGSNSPVNMYLGTHQFTQNSTNLDFSRYFKEIMGGLNIAFGAEMRVENYKILRGQDESYTYGDAGTLTVSQTGLLVGPDGKPLQDASSTPITDASGNPLSVYAGQQVTVKSLSANCQCFAGFGPKNERNEFRTTMAAYLDAELEVARKLLIAGALRLENYSDFGGVTIGKLAARYSLTNNLTIRGSIASGFRAPSLQELNYTHTATAFVPDANGIPQPLDVTTYPTNSTAARVLGIRGLSQENSRTYGFGMTYQPAQGFEVTVDAYQIDVDNRIFRTSYFNASEVGNNYGEVIGGGEAQFFVNGANVRSRGIEAVGNYTYNLARNHSLTFSLATIFSRNTVLSRKTLNLNVANLTEEQVVDKYLSRDVIGQFETGTPRSKLIGSIMYRVNKFDVMLRGTYFGSVTERSVSADNDGNFYDQTFSPQTIFDLSIGYAMTRNLKFSVGGSNIFDKYPEMLRSENRGFYLYSNNQQGSNGAYYYGRVMFNF from the coding sequence ATGAAGCAAAAATTACTCAGACATGACCTCGCACCGGCGCTGATTGCCCTACTTGTCATGCTCGCACTCCTCCCGGAAACCGCTATGGCCCAGACCAGGCGCATAACCGGCAAAGTGACCACTACGTTAAATTCCGAGGCCTTGCAGGGAGTCAACGTGCTCATAAAAGGCAATACCCGCCGAGGCACCGTAACGGATAATCAGGGCGCATTTTCCCTGGAAGCGACGCCGGAAGATGTACTCGTGTTCAGCTTTATTGGCTTTAAAACGAAAGAATTAAAAGTTGGCAGCAACACCACCTTTTCGGTTTCTCTGGATGAAGACGCGAGTGAGCTGAACGAACTGATCGTAACCGGTACCCGTAACGTCGGACGAACCGTTCTGGAAACGCCCGTACCGGTGGATGTCATCTCGATCAAGGAGATTATGGGCGACCTACCTCAGCTTGACCTGGCTCAGATTCTGGCCTATGTTGCGCCCAGCTTCAACGCTGTCCGGTCGCAGGGGGGCGACCTCGACTCGCATGTCGATCCGGTGCAGTTACGGAACATGGCCCCGAACCAGATTCTGGTTCTAATTAACGGAAAACGCCGGCATACCTCGGCCCTGCTGATTACCGGCACCGCCGTAGGCAGCCCGTCCACCTCCGTTGATCTGATGACGATCCCGGCTGCGGCCATTGATCGGGTAGAGATTCTGCGCGACGGAGCCGCTGCGCAATATGGATCGGATGCGGTTGCGGGTGTGGTGAACATCATTCTGAAGAAAGGCACCAACAAACTGACCAGTAACCTGACCGGCGGGGGCTACCTGAACTCGGGTGGTAACGCGGGCGACCTGACCCAGGCCACCAAACCCGACGGATTTAACTATCAGTTCGATGCCAACTATGGGTTCAAGATTGCCGAAAAAGGTTATTTCAACGTTTCCGGTCAGATTACCCAGCGTCGGCCAACGCTACGCCCCTTTGTCAACGACTGGGAAATCTATGACAAAACCTATCTGAACAACCTGCGCACCGACAAAAACGGCAAGCCGGTTGTTACCAACCCGGAGCTGATCAACGCGCTGGCGAGCGGTAACAATGCACTGGCAACCAACCTCAAAACCGAAAATGGACTGCTGAGTGCCCGCGGCCTGACCCGGGCCGACTTTGCAGTATATGCCGGTATGCCCGCCGTTACGCTGGGAAGCACGTTCTATAATGCCGGCTATGAGATCAACCCCACAACAACAATCTATAGCTTCGGCGGGGCCTCCTACAAGTATCTGAAAGGGTTTTCCTGCTACTACCGGCGCCCTTCGCAGACCGACCGCTTCAACTACCTGCTGTATCCTAACGGCTTCAGACCACAGATGACCTCCAATACATCCGACATTTCCAACACGGTCGGTATCCGGAGCCGGGTAGGTGAGTTCAGTGTTGATTTCAGCAATACCTTCGGTCGGAATACCATGCGCCTGGGTATGGTCAACACCATGAACGCGTCGCTTGGCTCCAACTCACCGGTAAACATGTATCTGGGAACACACCAGTTTACCCAGAACTCGACGAACCTGGATTTCTCCCGCTATTTCAAAGAGATCATGGGCGGCCTTAACATTGCGTTCGGCGCCGAAATGCGGGTCGAGAATTACAAGATTCTGCGGGGACAGGACGAAAGCTATACCTACGGCGACGCAGGTACGCTGACGGTTAGTCAAACCGGCCTGCTGGTTGGTCCGGATGGCAAGCCACTGCAGGATGCCAGCAGCACCCCAATTACGGATGCCAGCGGAAATCCGCTATCGGTCTATGCAGGTCAGCAGGTAACCGTGAAAAGCCTGTCGGCCAACTGCCAGTGTTTTGCCGGTTTTGGCCCCAAGAATGAACGGAACGAATTCCGCACTACCATGGCGGCTTACCTGGACGCCGAGCTCGAAGTTGCCCGGAAGCTGCTGATTGCAGGTGCGCTGCGGCTGGAAAACTACTCGGACTTTGGTGGCGTGACGATCGGGAAACTGGCGGCCCGCTATTCGCTCACGAACAACCTGACCATCCGCGGCTCGATTGCCAGCGGCTTCCGGGCTCCTTCGCTGCAGGAGTTGAATTATACGCACACAGCTACGGCCTTTGTTCCGGATGCAAACGGCATTCCGCAGCCTCTGGACGTAACGACCTATCCAACCAACAGCACGGCGGCCCGGGTACTGGGCATTCGGGGATTGAGCCAGGAGAACTCGCGCACCTATGGTTTCGGGATGACGTATCAGCCAGCGCAGGGGTTTGAGGTAACCGTGGATGCCTACCAGATCGACGTAGACAACCGCATTTTCAGAACCAGCTATTTCAACGCATCTGAAGTAGGAAATAACTACGGAGAAGTAATCGGAGGTGGCGAAGCGCAGTTTTTTGTCAACGGCGCCAACGTTCGCTCCAGAGGTATCGAAGCCGTTGGAAACTATACGTACAACCTGGCACGTAACCACAGCCTGACGTTCAGCTTAGCGACCATTTTCAGCCGAAACACGGTGCTGAGTCGTAAAACGCTGAATCTGAACGTAGCCAATCTGACCGAAGAGCAGGTGGTGGACAAATACCTGAGCCGGGACGTAATTGGCCAGTTTGAGACCGGAACCCCACGCAGTAAGCTAATCGGCTCGATTATGTACCGCGTCAATAAGTTCGATGTCATGCTACGCGGCACGTATTTCGGTTCGGTTACGGAACGGTCGGTCTCGGCAGATAACGACGGCAATTTCTACGACCAGACCTTCTCTCCTCAGACGATTTTTGACCTGAGCATCGGCTACGCGATGACCCGTAACCTGAAATTCTCGGTGGGTGGCAGCAACATCTTCGACAAATACCCCGAGATGCTGCGCTCCGAGAACCGGGGCTTCTATCTCTACTCTAACAACCAGCAGGGCTCCAACGGCGCTTACTACTACGGTCGTGTGATGTTCAACTTCTAA